The following coding sequences are from one Pigmentibacter ruber window:
- the accC gene encoding acetyl-CoA carboxylase biotin carboxylase subunit: protein MFNDQYLPLIHRPFKRVLIANRGEIGVRIIRACRDLGLSPLAVYSSADLHSRHVALADSACWIGNAPSNESYLNIQNILNAAKELEAEAVHPGFGFLSESAEFANEVLKAGLVWIGPSPASIHAMGDKTLAKRKVTEAGVPCSPGKNEPLKDLKDLQDTVHQVGYPLILKAAAGGGGKGMRVVRKDEELAQAFEACQREALSYFGNADVFCERYIEHPRHVEFQVLADSHGNIVHLFERDCTIQRRHQKLIEEAPSSYISAETRHKMGEIAVRAAQSVGYVNAGTIEFILESPTKFYFMEMNTRIQVEHPVTEIVTGVDLLQMQLKIAMGEKLPFAQKDLCMRGWAIEARINSEDPFNNFRPDPGCIKELEFPTGPGVRVDSHIYAGYKIPEFYDSMIAKLIVYGTNRNDALNKMARALSEFQIEGIQTTIPFHQALIEYPSFREGNYTTRFIEENDKLIENSEHIHAILTKEEAAVVAIKVTDQKAKLEAKVNVLPEVPSAWANAFRLESTRR, encoded by the coding sequence ATGTTTAATGATCAATATTTACCATTAATACATAGGCCATTTAAAAGAGTACTTATCGCCAATAGAGGTGAAATTGGTGTGCGTATTATTCGTGCTTGTCGTGATTTAGGTTTGTCACCTTTAGCTGTTTATTCATCGGCGGATCTGCATTCTAGACATGTTGCTTTAGCTGATTCCGCATGTTGGATTGGCAATGCACCAAGTAATGAAAGTTATTTAAATATTCAAAATATTTTAAATGCCGCAAAAGAATTAGAAGCAGAAGCTGTTCATCCTGGTTTTGGTTTTTTATCTGAAAGTGCAGAATTTGCTAATGAAGTTTTAAAAGCAGGTTTAGTTTGGATTGGACCTTCCCCTGCATCTATTCATGCCATGGGAGATAAAACATTAGCAAAAAGAAAAGTAACAGAAGCGGGAGTTCCATGTAGTCCTGGAAAGAACGAACCCTTGAAAGATTTAAAAGATCTGCAAGATACTGTTCATCAAGTAGGGTATCCACTGATCTTAAAAGCTGCTGCTGGTGGGGGTGGCAAAGGAATGCGAGTTGTTCGGAAAGACGAAGAGCTTGCGCAAGCATTTGAAGCTTGTCAAAGAGAAGCTCTAAGTTATTTTGGCAATGCTGACGTTTTTTGTGAGCGGTATATAGAACATCCAAGACATGTTGAATTTCAAGTTTTAGCTGATTCGCATGGGAATATTGTCCATTTATTTGAACGTGACTGCACTATTCAAAGAAGGCATCAAAAGCTAATAGAAGAAGCACCATCAAGTTACATTAGTGCTGAAACAAGACATAAAATGGGTGAAATAGCTGTAAGAGCTGCACAAAGTGTGGGTTACGTTAATGCTGGTACTATAGAGTTTATCTTAGAATCGCCTACTAAATTTTATTTTATGGAAATGAACACTCGAATTCAGGTTGAACATCCAGTTACGGAAATCGTAACAGGCGTTGATTTATTACAAATGCAATTAAAAATAGCTATGGGTGAAAAACTCCCTTTTGCACAAAAAGATCTTTGTATGCGTGGTTGGGCAATCGAAGCAAGAATTAATTCAGAAGATCCATTTAATAATTTTCGTCCTGATCCTGGATGTATTAAGGAATTAGAGTTTCCGACTGGCCCTGGAGTTAGAGTAGACTCACATATTTATGCTGGTTATAAAATTCCTGAATTTTATGATTCTATGATTGCAAAGTTAATTGTTTATGGAACTAATCGAAATGATGCTTTAAATAAAATGGCAAGAGCACTAAGTGAATTCCAAATAGAAGGAATTCAAACAACAATACCATTTCATCAAGCGCTCATAGAATATCCAAGCTTTCGAGAAGGTAACTATACAACACGTTTTATTGAAGAAAATGATAAATTAATTGAAAATTCTGAACATATACATGCTATATTAACTAAAGAAGAAGCTGCTGTTGTTGCAATTAAAGTTACAGATCAAAAAGCAAAATTAGAAGCAAAAGTAAATGTACTACCAGAAGTTCCATCTGCCTGGGCAAATGCTTTTCGTTTAGAAAGTACAAGAAGATAA
- a CDS encoding acyl-CoA carboxylase subunit beta, translating into MTMSTEKAILKLKEERNKAFIGGGQKRIDAQHEKGKMTARERIQELLDSNSFVELDAFVTHNCEQFDMQKQKFLGDGVVTGYGFIAGRPVYVFAQDFTVFGGSLGAMHAKKICKVMDLALQNGAPIIGLNDSGGARIQEGVSSLGGYADIFYRNTIASGVIPQISAILGPCAGGAVYSPAITDFIVMTQTSSHMFITGPDVIKTVTGEDVDFESLGGADTHHIKSGVADAACADEYETIAFVKKLISYLPQNNLEAPPLHRCSDAADRADIELNSIIPDNPNQPYNMRDIIKRVCDLDSFLELQPNYAKNMIIGFARLQGQSVGIVANDPMNLAGVLDINASIKAARFVRFCDAFNIPLIVFTDVPGFLPGTEQEWRGIIKHGAKLLYAFCEATVPRFTVITRKAYGGAYDVMNSKHIGADYNIAWPSAEIAVMGPEGACNIIFKNDIAKSINPEQKRQELIQNYRDTFANPYVTAQQGFIDDVIEPKLTRKLLIQALILNKQKRKELPKRKHGNIPL; encoded by the coding sequence ATGACAATGAGTACGGAAAAAGCAATTTTAAAATTGAAAGAGGAACGGAATAAGGCATTTATTGGTGGTGGGCAGAAAAGAATTGATGCTCAGCATGAAAAAGGAAAAATGACTGCACGCGAAAGAATTCAAGAGCTCCTTGATAGCAATTCCTTCGTTGAATTAGATGCTTTTGTTACTCATAATTGTGAACAGTTTGACATGCAAAAGCAAAAATTTCTTGGTGATGGAGTTGTCACTGGATATGGATTTATTGCTGGTCGTCCTGTATATGTTTTTGCTCAAGATTTCACTGTTTTTGGAGGCTCTTTAGGGGCTATGCATGCAAAAAAAATCTGTAAAGTTATGGATTTAGCTTTGCAAAATGGCGCTCCAATTATAGGTTTAAATGACAGTGGTGGGGCACGAATACAAGAAGGTGTTTCAAGTTTAGGTGGGTATGCAGATATTTTTTATCGCAACACAATAGCAAGTGGAGTTATTCCCCAAATTAGTGCAATTTTAGGCCCTTGTGCGGGCGGTGCCGTATACTCTCCAGCTATTACTGATTTTATCGTAATGACTCAAACTTCCTCACATATGTTCATTACTGGGCCTGATGTGATAAAAACGGTAACTGGAGAAGATGTTGACTTTGAATCGCTAGGTGGAGCTGATACCCATCATATAAAAAGCGGTGTGGCCGATGCAGCTTGTGCAGATGAGTATGAAACCATCGCATTTGTGAAAAAATTAATATCTTATCTTCCGCAAAATAATTTAGAAGCTCCTCCTTTGCATAGGTGTAGTGATGCAGCAGACAGAGCAGACATAGAACTCAATTCAATTATTCCAGATAATCCAAATCAACCTTACAATATGCGCGATATTATTAAGCGTGTTTGTGATTTGGACTCTTTTTTAGAGCTGCAACCTAATTATGCAAAAAATATGATAATAGGTTTTGCTCGTCTACAAGGCCAATCTGTAGGAATTGTTGCAAATGATCCTATGAATTTAGCAGGTGTCTTAGATATTAATGCAAGTATTAAAGCGGCACGTTTCGTTCGTTTTTGTGATGCATTCAATATTCCTTTAATAGTTTTTACTGATGTACCTGGTTTTCTTCCTGGAACTGAACAAGAATGGCGCGGAATAATTAAACATGGTGCTAAGTTACTTTATGCTTTTTGTGAAGCTACAGTTCCACGATTTACAGTCATTACTAGAAAAGCATACGGTGGTGCTTATGATGTAATGAATTCAAAACATATTGGTGCTGATTATAATATTGCATGGCCAAGTGCTGAAATTGCAGTTATGGGACCTGAAGGTGCGTGCAACATTATATTCAAAAATGATATTGCAAAATCAATAAATCCTGAGCAAAAAAGACAAGAATTAATTCAAAACTACCGTGATACTTTTGCAAATCCATACGTCACGGCTCAGCAAGGTTTTATAGATGACGTAATCGAACCTAAATTAACAAGAAAATTGCTAATTCAAGCTCTCATTTTAAATAAACAAAAGCGAAAAGAGTTACCAAAAAGAAAACACGGCAATATTCCTTTATAA
- a CDS encoding cobalamin B12-binding domain-containing protein has product MIKPYYSLNNLSPIRYSSDEVGGGSHILGGVSFSKIPRVLIAKCGLDGHDRGAKYIAKALRDSGMEVIYTGVRQSTEDVAQTAIQEDVDIVGLSLLSGAHKTLFPKLIEALKEKGGGDIPVFGGGVIPAEDIPFLISVGVKAIFTPGTKVQDVILEIKKILEG; this is encoded by the coding sequence ATGATAAAGCCCTATTATTCTTTGAATAATCTTTCACCTATCCGTTATTCTAGTGATGAAGTGGGTGGAGGCTCCCATATCCTTGGAGGTGTTTCGTTTTCAAAAATTCCTCGAGTTTTAATTGCAAAATGTGGATTAGATGGACATGACAGAGGTGCAAAATACATTGCTAAAGCTCTCCGCGACTCAGGTATGGAAGTTATCTATACGGGTGTCCGCCAATCAACAGAAGATGTAGCACAAACGGCTATACAAGAAGATGTTGATATTGTTGGTTTATCTTTACTTTCCGGTGCCCATAAAACCCTATTTCCTAAATTAATAGAAGCTTTAAAAGAAAAGGGAGGGGGTGACATTCCAGTTTTTGGAGGAGGTGTAATCCCAGCCGAAGATATTCCTTTTTTAATATCAGTGGGTGTAAAGGCCATTTTTACTCCTGGAACAAAAGTACAAGATGTAATCCTTGAAATAAAAAAAATACTTGAAGGGTAA
- the udk gene encoding uridine kinase: MWQKHAYKLHSLEYKVREAKGKNNIFARQWNQPYVIGVCGGSGSGKTTFCKQLVKYLGNDNVLHISQDAYYKDLSHLPFEQRAEVNFDHPDIIEFPLLAAHLDDLMLGKEVNLPLYDFAKHSRLLGNQYASPKPIVVLEGVLLFSDSDIEKRINHKVFIDASEKVRFERRLKRDVRERGRTPESVYKQFNHSVSPMHNIYVEPGKTKADQVVSGEQSFDSVIVDLSLKIMKELFAN; encoded by the coding sequence ATGTGGCAGAAACATGCTTATAAATTACACTCGCTTGAGTATAAAGTACGAGAAGCAAAGGGAAAAAATAACATATTTGCTCGTCAATGGAATCAGCCTTATGTCATTGGCGTTTGTGGTGGTTCTGGCAGTGGAAAAACCACATTCTGTAAACAACTTGTTAAGTATTTGGGCAATGACAATGTTTTGCATATAAGCCAAGATGCTTATTACAAAGATTTAAGTCATCTGCCTTTTGAACAAAGAGCTGAAGTTAATTTTGATCATCCAGATATTATTGAGTTTCCTTTGCTTGCTGCGCACTTAGATGATCTCATGCTAGGAAAAGAAGTTAATTTACCTTTGTATGATTTTGCTAAACATAGCAGATTACTTGGAAATCAATACGCTTCTCCAAAACCTATTGTTGTTTTAGAGGGCGTTCTTTTATTTTCTGATTCAGATATCGAAAAAAGAATAAACCATAAGGTTTTTATCGATGCTTCAGAAAAAGTAAGATTTGAACGCAGACTCAAACGTGATGTGCGTGAAAGAGGAAGAACTCCTGAATCTGTTTATAAACAATTCAATCATTCTGTTAGCCCTATGCATAATATTTATGTTGAACCAGGAAAAACAAAAGCAGATCAAGTTGTTTCTGGTGAGCAATCTTTTGATAGTGTAATAGTTGACCTATCTCTAAAAATCATGAAAGAACTCTTTGCTAATTAA
- a CDS encoding ABC transporter substrate-binding protein codes for MKKMTKYFVIPSLLGIVTTTIWFLKPKSGFAENSIDKSILTINMADVASIPWDNDVSGVHTVETFSAAVHGSLVDVAFLGSTNNTNQNILFENTQCEDTKCIAKLKKGVYFHNGREVNAYDVEFSFTRPLIYLEGSNFAQTILDDIVGVNDAKKENIVYEKIDNINYPSKGILGLKVIDKYNIQFELKRYNKRFFERISDGRLPIVPIEEFNETFTNWKLYPVGFGKYKVTKADFKKHEYFLQKASAEEKIPSYIKLIFGNENGGDIKMLLGGPERGVSENEHVIIFSNIYSNAGFLYNFQTPLGRNENFRKAISLALDRYKIAEHSTFREMQAEDQMLPNSGWQKEYRADFPIQKQNIAEAKKLLKKVPAHLWKNKVFEVPTYWEDAKEIYSLPYISEIQRQLKEVGINVIFLNTDMNYDKFKKDDKNVLFFTGFGFANRDPNRNFRHFLKGSYFTYEQPNDPQLKTLYEIASREVNTNPDHTKKLSTYFHSKNYMTIILNQRMSLSYDNRKIISFGNQHNGIRLALWQIKVKEE; via the coding sequence ATGAAAAAAATGACAAAATATTTTGTTATTCCAAGTTTACTAGGAATTGTAACAACAACAATTTGGTTTTTAAAACCTAAATCTGGCTTTGCAGAAAATTCGATTGATAAATCAATTTTAACTATCAACATGGCAGACGTAGCAAGTATACCATGGGATAATGATGTTTCCGGGGTCCACACAGTAGAAACTTTCTCAGCTGCGGTTCATGGCAGCCTTGTTGATGTTGCTTTTTTAGGTAGCACAAATAACACAAATCAAAATATCTTATTTGAAAACACCCAATGCGAAGATACTAAGTGCATCGCTAAATTAAAAAAAGGCGTATATTTTCATAATGGGAGAGAAGTTAATGCATATGATGTGGAATTTTCTTTTACAAGACCATTGATTTACCTTGAAGGAAGCAATTTTGCTCAAACTATTCTTGATGATATTGTTGGAGTTAATGATGCTAAAAAAGAGAATATTGTATATGAAAAAATAGATAATATTAATTATCCTTCGAAAGGTATATTAGGTTTAAAAGTAATCGATAAATATAATATTCAATTTGAACTAAAAAGATATAATAAAAGATTTTTTGAAAGAATATCTGACGGAAGATTGCCCATCGTTCCCATTGAAGAGTTTAATGAAACCTTTACTAATTGGAAACTTTATCCAGTAGGTTTTGGAAAATATAAAGTCACTAAAGCAGACTTTAAAAAACATGAATATTTTCTTCAAAAAGCATCTGCAGAAGAAAAAATTCCAAGCTATATAAAACTCATTTTTGGGAACGAAAATGGAGGTGATATAAAAATGCTTTTGGGAGGTCCTGAAAGAGGAGTTTCTGAAAATGAACATGTCATCATATTTTCAAATATATATTCAAATGCTGGATTTTTATATAACTTTCAAACGCCACTAGGAAGAAATGAAAACTTCAGAAAAGCTATTTCTTTAGCTTTAGATAGATACAAAATCGCTGAACATTCAACATTTCGAGAAATGCAAGCTGAAGATCAAATGCTTCCAAATAGTGGTTGGCAAAAGGAATATAGAGCTGATTTCCCAATACAAAAGCAAAACATTGCTGAAGCAAAAAAATTATTAAAAAAAGTTCCTGCTCATCTTTGGAAAAATAAAGTATTTGAAGTTCCAACATATTGGGAAGATGCAAAAGAAATATATTCTTTACCTTACATCTCCGAAATCCAAAGACAATTAAAAGAAGTTGGAATTAATGTTATATTCTTAAATACTGATATGAATTATGATAAATTTAAGAAAGATGATAAAAACGTTCTTTTCTTTACAGGTTTCGGATTTGCAAATCGTGACCCAAATAGAAATTTTAGACATTTTTTAAAAGGTTCTTATTTCACATATGAACAGCCAAATGATCCTCAATTAAAAACACTTTATGAAATAGCATCTAGGGAAGTAAATACAAATCCTGATCATACAAAAAAATTAAGTACTTATTTTCATAGTAAAAATTATATGACCATTATATTAAATCAAAGAATGTCTTTATCTTATGATAATAGAAAAATTATTAGCTTTGGTAATCAACATAATGGTATTCGATTAGCTCTATGGCAAATTAAAGTCAAAGAGGAATAA
- a CDS encoding ABC transporter substrate-binding protein produces the protein MLRTKVMTRSSIFFHHNITKETHMPSDKNKLSVIFIFLILIAIILAINKKLKSQIYEDSGVYPDDQTITINLSDQPQIPWKQVDTSTYVVESFSAAVHGNLVSFNGTFNESTDSNSLLEKFFCDGKICYANLKKGIYFHNEREVTAYDIEFSFIRQLLTFSNDNFAKTILDDLVGIDNLKKENIKKIIVDEYLNYPSGLISGIKVKDKYNIIFNLKNENSHFFQKVSTGYLPIVPVEEFDETYLNWKHYPIGFGKYKVVKIDLHNYVFVVERVSDKEDIPKFIRFIFDQRDIGDIKGYIGLNKQNPNFDGHIIFPDIYSSAGFLFNFKTELGANKNFRKAISLALDRQRISKSSPYGEFVADDQLLPASGWQKNYRAEIPVQKRNIEKAKSLLSTIPENLWKDKVFNVHTFWPTSRDLNQEPYIHEIKEQLKEIGIQINFINTDMNYTKFKKDDKNVLWWSGFDTSKTDPNSNFAFFKKGSFFDNIYPDDPYLDKLFDDATKNLSKSPIFTRQLSQYFTENQIMVVVFQVRISFLYRKKRISSFGNQYNPIKVLVWELKLNK, from the coding sequence ATGCTTCGTACTAAGGTTATGACGAGATCATCAATCTTCTTTCACCATAATATTACAAAAGAAACTCATATGCCTAGCGACAAAAATAAATTATCAGTAATTTTTATATTTCTTATTCTAATTGCAATAATTTTAGCTATTAATAAAAAATTAAAAAGCCAGATTTATGAAGATTCGGGTGTCTATCCTGACGATCAGACAATTACTATAAATTTATCAGATCAACCGCAAATTCCATGGAAACAAGTTGATACTTCAACATATGTTGTTGAGTCTTTCTCAGCAGCTGTCCATGGTAATTTAGTTTCGTTTAATGGAACTTTTAATGAATCAACTGATAGCAATTCACTTCTAGAAAAGTTTTTTTGTGATGGGAAAATTTGCTATGCTAACTTAAAAAAGGGTATCTATTTTCATAATGAAAGAGAAGTTACAGCTTATGATATTGAATTTTCTTTCATTAGACAATTACTGACATTTAGTAATGATAACTTTGCAAAAACAATTTTAGATGATCTTGTAGGAATAGACAATTTAAAAAAAGAAAATATAAAAAAAATAATAGTAGATGAATATTTAAATTATCCAAGTGGTCTTATCTCTGGAATTAAAGTTAAAGATAAATATAATATTATTTTTAACTTAAAAAATGAAAATAGTCATTTTTTCCAAAAAGTATCAACCGGTTATTTACCAATCGTACCTGTAGAAGAATTTGATGAAACGTATTTAAACTGGAAACATTATCCTATAGGGTTTGGTAAATATAAAGTAGTCAAAATTGATTTACATAATTATGTATTTGTTGTTGAAAGAGTTAGTGATAAAGAGGATATACCAAAATTTATCAGATTTATTTTTGATCAAAGAGATATAGGCGATATTAAAGGGTATATAGGATTAAATAAACAAAATCCTAATTTTGATGGACATATTATTTTTCCAGATATTTATTCCAGTGCAGGTTTTTTATTTAACTTTAAAACAGAATTAGGGGCTAATAAAAATTTTAGAAAAGCTATTTCTTTAGCTTTAGATAGACAACGTATCTCAAAATCATCTCCGTATGGAGAATTTGTTGCAGATGATCAATTACTTCCTGCATCTGGCTGGCAAAAAAATTATAGAGCAGAAATTCCTGTGCAAAAAAGAAATATTGAAAAAGCTAAAAGTTTGTTGAGCACAATTCCTGAAAATCTTTGGAAAGATAAAGTATTTAATGTGCATACTTTTTGGCCAACAAGTAGAGATTTAAACCAAGAACCTTACATTCATGAGATAAAAGAACAACTAAAAGAAATTGGAATTCAAATTAATTTTATAAATACAGATATGAATTATACCAAATTTAAAAAAGATGATAAAAACGTTTTATGGTGGAGCGGATTTGATACATCTAAAACAGATCCAAACTCAAATTTTGCATTTTTTAAAAAAGGATCATTTTTTGATAATATCTATCCTGACGATCCTTACTTGGATAAGCTATTTGATGATGCCACAAAAAACTTGAGTAAAAGCCCTATTTTTACCAGACAATTGAGTCAGTACTTTACTGAAAATCAAATTATGGTAGTAGTCTTTCAAGTTAGAATTTCTTTTTTATATAGGAAAAAAAGAATTTCATCATTTGGAAATCAATATAATCCTATTAAGGTTTTAGTTTGGGAATTGAAATTAAACAAATAA
- a CDS encoding ATP-binding protein, protein MGIEIKQIKLNCMWKKKLKNINKKIYVIYWIIISFIISFILMIIDIAVINHQLKDYYLSTFGYTEYLMQNNYSLEAYRRLIEVSSSIYIYEKVEKNNFFAAEIWDCVKCEGNRFPIWQTNASSIAEIKTKNSLFLNNLFKKLNSIFIYNDWLIIGVSFPIYSYKISNDKVFQQKKYTLKFYKKALDYKVFKDSTSFFEVFTILNVLVFMLLLFIVILPLSILKRKVAVNTARKIESSTLENIKNMIEHELVNQENVLKFPLDLKASISAALHHNNVAQIILRKVRIENINPLEVLDEVWKNIGNTSIFLTCNINIKNKARFDRSKLFLAFNTILKNAVHSSVQAKNIEVTIVQKWYHKFKKTILIDISNDGLPIPKELRTKILNGFTNKTDGHGIALKNLKEILKKNGSYLKLLSTSKTCFSFEIKSSEDKMTIQKKILLKNETIEENVRNKFEEQIEKPLVILIEDNELIWHGWKLKMTDAHVLFFRNPDEFFCHIDEERMNGNCFLSKVDAIISDFDFGNGVNFINSNLVGGIEKEEEKFNGKIILCTGFNEKIQKGIPGFMKVKIDLFFQKRPMSYFEINEMIEAKKSSY, encoded by the coding sequence TTGGGAATTGAAATTAAACAAATAAAATTAAACTGCATGTGGAAAAAAAAACTAAAAAATATAAACAAAAAAATATATGTTATTTATTGGATTATTATCTCTTTTATTATCTCTTTTATTTTAATGATTATAGATATAGCAGTAATTAATCACCAGCTAAAAGATTACTATTTATCTACATTTGGTTATACAGAATATTTAATGCAAAATAATTACTCTTTGGAAGCATATAGAAGACTAATAGAAGTATCATCTTCTATTTATATTTATGAAAAAGTAGAAAAAAATAACTTTTTTGCTGCTGAAATTTGGGATTGTGTTAAATGTGAAGGAAATCGTTTTCCTATCTGGCAAACAAATGCTTCTTCTATTGCTGAGATTAAAACAAAAAACTCTTTATTTTTGAATAATTTATTCAAAAAACTAAACTCTATATTTATTTATAATGATTGGCTGATAATTGGAGTTTCGTTTCCTATTTATTCATATAAAATATCAAACGATAAAGTTTTTCAACAAAAAAAATATACTTTAAAATTTTATAAAAAAGCTCTTGATTATAAAGTATTTAAGGATAGCACTTCTTTCTTTGAAGTTTTTACAATTTTAAATGTGTTAGTTTTTATGTTACTTTTATTTATAGTGATTTTACCTTTATCAATTTTAAAAAGAAAAGTTGCTGTAAATACAGCAAGGAAAATAGAATCAAGTACACTTGAAAATATTAAAAACATGATTGAACACGAGTTAGTTAATCAAGAAAATGTTTTAAAATTTCCACTAGATTTAAAAGCTTCGATATCTGCAGCTTTACACCATAATAATGTTGCACAAATAATACTCAGAAAAGTACGAATTGAAAATATTAATCCATTAGAAGTATTAGATGAAGTTTGGAAAAACATTGGCAATACAAGTATTTTTTTAACTTGTAATATTAACATAAAAAACAAAGCAAGATTTGATCGAAGTAAATTATTTTTAGCATTTAACACAATATTAAAAAATGCTGTTCATTCTTCTGTTCAAGCTAAAAATATTGAAGTGACAATAGTTCAAAAATGGTATCATAAATTCAAAAAAACAATTTTAATAGATATTTCAAATGATGGACTACCAATACCTAAAGAGTTGAGAACAAAAATTTTAAATGGTTTTACAAATAAAACTGATGGACATGGAATTGCTCTCAAAAATTTAAAAGAAATATTGAAAAAAAATGGAAGTTATTTGAAATTACTTTCAACATCTAAGACATGTTTTTCTTTTGAAATAAAGTCTTCAGAAGACAAAATGACTATTCAAAAGAAAATTTTATTAAAAAATGAAACTATTGAAGAAAATGTTAGAAATAAATTTGAAGAACAGATAGAAAAACCTTTAGTTATATTAATTGAAGACAATGAACTAATTTGGCATGGCTGGAAATTAAAAATGACGGATGCTCACGTTTTATTTTTTCGAAACCCTGATGAATTTTTCTGTCATATTGATGAAGAAAGAATGAATGGTAATTGTTTTTTATCAAAAGTTGATGCAATAATTAGTGATTTTGATTTTGGAAATGGGGTAAATTTTATCAACTCTAATTTAGTTGGAGGAATAGAAAAGGAAGAAGAAAAATTTAATGGAAAAATAATATTGTGCACAGGATTTAATGAAAAAATACAAAAAGGAATTCCAGGATTTATGAAAGTAAAAATAGATTTATTTTTTCAAAAAAGACCTATGTCATATTTTGAAATAAATGAAATGATTGAAGCAAAGAAATCTTCTTATTAA
- a CDS encoding NUDIX domain-containing protein: MKLSIYFILLKFFKLYQKCVGITTHGVRAIILNKKNEVLLVKHTYTSGWHFPGGGVDKGESPRQAIIREIKEEVAVTPLNSPEIIDCYLNYYLGVDDIVTLYLIKEFQIEEFESNKEIAEAKWFSVTALPLEVSKATKKRVAEIFLGQKKVDERW, from the coding sequence TTGAAACTATCTATTTACTTTATTTTATTAAAGTTCTTTAAGCTCTATCAGAAATGTGTTGGAATTACAACTCATGGGGTAAGAGCAATTATTTTAAATAAAAAGAATGAAGTTTTACTAGTAAAACACACTTATACTTCGGGCTGGCATTTTCCTGGAGGCGGTGTTGATAAAGGAGAGTCTCCAAGACAAGCAATTATTCGTGAGATAAAAGAAGAGGTAGCTGTAACTCCTTTAAATTCACCTGAAATTATAGATTGTTATTTGAATTATTATTTAGGAGTAGATGATATTGTAACATTATATCTTATAAAAGAATTCCAAATAGAAGAATTTGAGAGTAATAAAGAAATTGCAGAAGCAAAATGGTTTTCTGTAACAGCTCTTCCTTTAGAAGTATCAAAAGCAACAAAAAAGCGAGTAGCTGAGATATTTTTAGGGCAAAAAAAGGTTGATGAGCGTTGGTAA